A region from the Thermodesulfobacteriota bacterium genome encodes:
- a CDS encoding LysE family transporter: protein MQSLQAIFLGSFIIGFSGAMMPGPMLTVTVREAARTGFWAGPLVVLGHGILELLLVAGLVAGLGAVVSRPLFLGAVGLLGGAVLLWMAGSMLWGLRTLSLSLEAGQGGRRRGGPVLGGIVTSLSNPYWTLWWATVGLSYVTLTAGTGWRGPAVFFAGHILSDLVWYSLVAAVLHFGRRLLTDRVYRALVGACAVLLLYFGGLFVHSGLGRLSQPPGLW from the coding sequence GTGCAAAGCCTCCAAGCCATCTTCCTCGGTTCGTTCATCATCGGGTTCTCCGGCGCCATGATGCCCGGCCCCATGCTCACGGTGACCGTTCGCGAGGCCGCCCGCACCGGGTTCTGGGCCGGACCCCTGGTGGTGCTGGGTCACGGGATACTGGAGCTCCTGCTGGTGGCGGGGCTCGTGGCCGGTCTCGGCGCGGTCGTGTCGCGGCCCCTGTTTCTCGGAGCCGTGGGGCTCCTGGGCGGAGCCGTACTCTTGTGGATGGCCGGGTCCATGCTCTGGGGGCTGCGCACCCTGAGCCTCTCCCTCGAAGCCGGCCAGGGAGGGCGGCGCCGGGGAGGGCCCGTGCTCGGCGGGATCGTGACGAGCCTCTCCAATCCCTACTGGACGCTGTGGTGGGCCACCGTGGGCCTGTCCTACGTCACCCTCACGGCGGGAACCGGCTGGCGGGGCCCTGCCGTCTTCTTTGCGGGCCACATCCTCTCGGACCTCGTCTGGTACTCCCTGGTGGCGGCGGTGCTCCACTTCGGCCGGCGCCTGCTCACCGACCGGGTGTACCGGGCCCTGGTGGGCGCCTGCGCGGTCCTCCTGCTCTACTTCGGAGGACTCTTCGTCCACTCGGGCCTCGGCCGCCTCTCCCAACCCCCAGGGCTCTGGTGA
- the mutY gene encoding A/G-specific adenine glycosylase gives MTAGELAALGLSPAALADLKAAVPALHRWYRAHARDLPWRRTRNPYAVWISEAMLQQTRVAAVVPYFERWMALFPTVRALAEADEIAVLRAWEGLGYYARARNLHRAAREVAARFGGRVPEQHEDFRALPGVGPYTAAAVLSLAFGRDLAVVDGNVRRVLARLTALASDPRRRPQATALEGLARELLPAGTAALHNQAVMELGATLCSPRSPGCPDCPLQGPCRAAASGSPEQYPLRTPRNAVPHYRVSLGLVFRNGRIFIDRRPSHGLLGGLWEFPGGKVEEGENPEEALHRELREEFGLRVEPEGALPQVRHAYSHFRVTLYPHLCRFLDMDPGRCAEGEREWLWVDPADLPRYPMPRANRKVLEHLARG, from the coding sequence GTGACGGCCGGGGAGCTGGCAGCCCTGGGCCTGTCCCCGGCCGCCCTGGCCGACCTCAAGGCGGCGGTCCCCGCCCTCCACCGGTGGTACCGCGCCCACGCCCGCGATCTACCCTGGCGGCGCACCCGGAATCCCTACGCCGTCTGGATCTCGGAAGCCATGCTCCAGCAGACCCGGGTGGCCGCCGTCGTCCCCTACTTCGAGCGGTGGATGGCCCTCTTCCCCACGGTTCGAGCCCTCGCCGAAGCCGACGAGATCGCGGTCCTGCGGGCGTGGGAGGGGCTGGGGTACTACGCCCGGGCCCGGAACCTCCACCGGGCGGCCCGGGAGGTGGCGGCCCGCTTCGGGGGCAGGGTTCCCGAACAGCACGAGGACTTCCGGGCGCTGCCCGGGGTGGGGCCCTACACCGCCGCCGCGGTCCTGAGCCTCGCCTTCGGCCGGGACCTGGCCGTGGTGGACGGCAACGTGCGCCGGGTGCTGGCCCGGCTCACCGCGCTGGCTTCCGATCCCCGGCGCCGTCCCCAGGCGACCGCCCTGGAGGGCCTGGCCCGCGAGCTCCTGCCCGCCGGCACCGCCGCGCTCCACAACCAGGCGGTGATGGAGCTCGGCGCCACCCTGTGCTCCCCCCGCTCCCCCGGCTGCCCCGATTGCCCCTTGCAGGGGCCCTGCCGGGCGGCGGCCTCGGGCTCCCCGGAGCAGTACCCCCTGCGGACCCCGCGAAACGCGGTGCCCCACTACCGGGTCTCCCTGGGTCTGGTGTTTCGAAACGGGAGGATCTTCATCGACCGCCGCCCGAGCCACGGACTCCTGGGAGGCCTGTGGGAGTTCCCGGGAGGCAAGGTGGAGGAAGGGGAGAACCCCGAGGAGGCCCTGCACCGGGAATTGCGGGAGGAGTTCGGCCTGCGCGTGGAGCCGGAGGGCGCCCTCCCCCAGGTCCGCCACGCGTACAGCCACTTTCGCGTTACCCTGTACCCCCACCTGTGCCGGTTTCTCGACATGGACCCCGGCCGATGCGCCGAAGGGGAGCGGGAGTGGCTCTGGGTCGACCCCGCCGACCTCCCCCGCTACCCCATGCCCCGGGCGAACCGAAAGGTGCTGGAGCACCTGGCGCGGGGGTAG
- a CDS encoding SPFH domain-containing protein — protein sequence MERSETRTFLRRAAVAALVRRVVGLAVLLGLAYGAVAVVYATRTIFKVRLNYAVVLERLGGQREVVTEVGWHVRLPFFTRIEQEVALMNQRLSLGGVDEPVRIISRENVALWTSGVLTYRIRDLRTWAIENLRPQELFQADYDGLVKDILQAQELNRLVSDREQIKEEIYRALKERPINVGGPTLEQKYGLEVVSFVLRETRFGDNLVEASEEKKRRELIAEAENYAADQEASRIRKLYAAYVESIRELQRGVGRPDGSTDTALLEFLNQQKWSSAYEKHQAGQNTVVIQNTGATPSLALPLPAASPAAPR from the coding sequence ATGGAACGCTCCGAGACCCGCACCTTCCTCCGACGGGCCGCCGTGGCCGCGCTGGTACGCCGCGTGGTGGGCCTTGCCGTGCTCCTGGGCCTGGCGTACGGCGCCGTGGCGGTGGTCTACGCCACCCGCACCATCTTCAAGGTCCGGCTCAACTACGCCGTGGTGCTCGAGAGGCTGGGGGGCCAGCGCGAAGTGGTGACCGAGGTGGGGTGGCACGTGCGGCTGCCCTTCTTCACCCGCATCGAGCAGGAGGTGGCCCTGATGAACCAGCGGCTCTCCCTGGGGGGAGTGGACGAGCCGGTGCGGATCATCTCCCGCGAAAACGTGGCCCTGTGGACCTCGGGGGTGCTCACCTACCGGATTCGGGATCTGCGCACCTGGGCCATCGAGAACCTGCGGCCCCAGGAGCTCTTCCAGGCGGACTACGACGGCCTGGTGAAAGACATCCTCCAGGCCCAGGAGCTCAACCGCCTGGTGAGCGATCGCGAGCAGATCAAGGAGGAGATCTATCGGGCCCTCAAGGAACGCCCCATCAACGTGGGCGGACCCACCCTGGAGCAGAAGTACGGCTTGGAGGTCGTGAGCTTCGTGCTGCGGGAGACCCGCTTCGGGGACAACCTGGTGGAGGCCAGCGAGGAGAAGAAGCGCCGCGAGCTCATCGCCGAGGCGGAAAACTACGCCGCCGACCAGGAGGCGAGCCGCATTCGCAAGCTCTACGCGGCTTACGTGGAGAGCATCCGGGAGCTCCAGCGGGGGGTGGGGCGGCCCGACGGCTCCACCGACACGGCCCTCCTGGAGTTCCTCAACCAGCAGAAGTGGTCCTCCGCCTACGAGAAACACCAGGCGGGGCAAAACACCGTGGTGATCCAGAACACCGGCGCAACCCCCAGCCTGGCCCTGCCCCTGCCCGCGGCCTCCCCGGCCGCACCCCGCTGA